ACCACCTACTTGTGTTAATTATTTCTGCCCAATGCATCTCTCTGACCGTGTTAGTTTTGAAATTCTTTGTTAGTTCTTACTCTTGTTGACTTCTTTCTTAGAAATATCTCTggtaaattttatgatttcttCTCATCAGgaccaagttttattttgaatagtGTGGACTTATGAATAGATAGTCCTGAATGATGTAACTATTCAATTTGCAAATGATAATAATTCTCtgtttgttttccttttcttttcattattgGTAAGTGAGTGAGCTTATCATCTTCATTAGGTCACTATTGACTAGTTTTCTCTTACTGGAATCTTTCACTTCATTACTCTGCACATTGAAAAAAAGTTTTGTTGGATGTTTAAAGTTAAAAGTGTTGACAGGAGTCAGTTGTGAACTGCTGATTGCTATCAATTGACATCCCCATTAGTAACACTGCTTTCTTGCTTCTAGGTGTCATTATATATCTTTGAACTGAACCACTACtggtttattatttaaatactgcTTTCTTTGCTTTTCAGGGACGTTCAAGTTTGCACTTAACTCATGTTACCTTCAGCCCTAATGGAGAAGAGGTTCTTCTTAGCTATAGTGGGGAGCATGTATATCTAATGGACGTAAATCATGGTAAGCATATCCCAGATTCTCTACTGTAGTCCAATTTGTTTGTCCGTATCTAATGGACGTATATCATGGTAAGTATATCTAATGGACGTAAATCATGGTCCAATTTGtttgtccttttttttaaaggagGTTTCATGCTGCCTGACTTGATGTCTATAGTTTTGGTTTCTCTCCGTATTTAGGTTCCTGTTTTGAATTCGAAGAACTGAATTGCGTCTTAAGATTCAACTTAGCTTAATGTGTCTTGCCTCCCCTTCttcccttgttattttattcttcattttcatgTACTGCTTTTTAGATTTCAATGTCAAGGTTAAGCCTCAGGTCAGTATAGGTGTGGTAGCTTGTCACATTCTCAAGTTTAGTTTAATGTTCTTTGGCTCagtattttcaagttatttgcTTTATTTGCAGTTAGTACGATGcttatataactattatttggATTGTTAAGATGTTATTCATCTGATCATCTGTTGTTTCCATAATTGCCAGCTAGTGGGAGTTCAATGCAATATACCTCAGGAGATGCTTCAAAATTGATGACCTTCACTCCTGTACTAAATAAACTAGAGCACCGACCACCTCTTTCCGGCGTCTTCCAAAATGGTCTCCGGAGTAGAGGCAAAACTGCTGCTGGagtatgcatattttattttattgtccttttttttttgtagattgTTATTTAACTTATGTTGTTATTCTGTATGTATTTCAGCCATACTCTAACATGGCGGTTACAGATTGAAAAATGCAGGATGTTGGTTGAAATTGCTAAGAGATCATTAGACAACGGGACAAATATTTTTCATGCAATTGAGGCATGCAATGAAGTCTTGGATGGACATGGTATTGATATTGGGCCCACACTCAGGCTTGAATGCTTTTGTACACGTGCTGCCTTGTGGCTTAAGGTTCCATGattactttgttttttttttcttctttgaccaTTCATCTATTTGATATGCCATAGCCAACATATTAAGTTGCTTCCTTTTTCAGCGGAAGTGGAAAAACGATGCCCATATGGCCATTAGAGATTGCCATAATGCTCGAAGAATAGATAGTTCTTCCTTTAGAGCTCATTATTGTATGGCGGAGGCTTTAGAACAGGTAATATGCAGAACGAGTTACAGTGGAGTTTATAAACATGGTATACGGACAAAATTATAACTTATTTGGGTTGCCAAGaacattttaaattgttaagcTTGACCCTCAGTTAATAGTTTCCCCGCTTTGGTTTTTGCTTCCAATCCATcttttatccttttaaaatcatttttgcttaaacaaaatttaagctTGTGGAActcttgtatatatattttaaaaaatgtggAAAGTTGTTTAATTTTCACTGGGGAAATGTAATTTATTCCTTAGccaaatttatattcttagaagtTGGTTAATGAAGTAAAGCCAGTGGTTACCGGTAGATGCATATATGCACAACACAATAAGTGTTTAGGATGAATTGTGTAGTTGTAAATCAAAAGATGTTATGTAGGCTAAATCTGCATCTGGTCCAAGACAGTTTCATAGTTGTCTCTTCTTGTTAAGTTGGTGGAACTAAGATTTTGGCTATTATCATTTGTTTTCTACTGTTTTTTCAGTTGGGAAAGCATAAAGAAGCATTAGACTTTGCTGTTGCAGCACAATATTTATCTCCATATGATACTATGGCCGCTGAGAGAGTGGAGAACATTAAAAAACATCTTGCTGCTGGTTGGTGTCTTGTACAATCATATCATTGTCTCAATTGAAGCATCTTATCTCTTGACTTCAAAGTTGATAGCTGTACATGTATTCATGTGTGTAGGACAATGCTGTGATGGTTTACTCATCCTACTCTTACTGAAAGACTGGTTTATGTGTCTAATCGTGTATTGATTGAAATTTCTTTGCACAGTTGGTGTTAAAATTAATACTAGTATGACTTTTCTTTGCTGTTCAGTTTACTGGATTTGCAGATGCCATGTTCTTATAAGCGATGTCCTGAACTCCTGAAGTTTCTTCTCTGCTCAATTCACCCTTTGAATTTTCCCTAAGCCTTCCCGTTGTTCATAGATTACCTTTAATTTGTTGTTAGGCCTGAGAGCAATCAAGTTTCAAGTGTACTTGTAGCATGCATGATGTTTATATTTATCAAGTTGACAGCATGCGATCACTATGGTTATTGCCTATGCTGAACTTTCCACTATTATGTGTGGAATGAACTTCAGTAATCACTTTAAGGCTGAACTACCCTCTTTCAATTTTCATCCCTTCCTTTTAGTTTCCATTCCATGAATGTGATTGATCAATATCTCTAGTATTGGTAATGACTTTTTCTGAATTTTAATCTTTTCCTTAATCtagtttcattttttaatagCTGAGGCTGAAAAAAGTAACAAGGCAAGTGATGGATCACATAAGGGTGAACCTAGAACTGGAAGGGTATTGTCGTTGAGTGACATACTATATCGCTCAGAAGCTAACAGTGATGCTTTACAAGATGGTCCAAGATCTGAAAGAGAAGACTCTGATTTTAATGAGGAGCTGGAATTagattttgaaactttaatatCAGGTGATGAAGGGCGTGATGTTGAATCCAACATATTTCATGGAAGTTTAAATCTTAGAATTCATCGAAGAGGTGATTCAACTAGAGAAACTGGTGCATGTGGATCTCCTTCCTCGTCATCACAAAATGGAGTGGCTTATCAGGTTCACATCCTTATCTTTGGTATGGATTGCAAATGGTTTAAGTTTCCGGTAATCTGATGTCTCCTATTTTGTTATGTCATCAAGAAATCATCTTGAAAGTGACTTCATTCAATTATGAATTGTTAAGGCATTGCTAAATGTGTAACTGGTAAAGTTGCTAACCTTTGCTGGACAGATAACTTCTTATTTTCTGCTTCAACTTGTGGTGCGTATTAATAACTTGATTAGAAGTCAAATTGCTTTGAAATGTTGTAGAAAAGTCTACAATGGAGTGTCCTATATAATGTAGCATGGAaaagaaatttgtttacttCCTATACCTGTTTGGATATTATGCATGCTCGACAACATATTCATCATATTGCTTGTGATACACTCTTCATTAATCTTCTGGCTTATGGTTTTCATGTCATGCATTCATAATTTTTCTAGCCCGAGGCGGTAATTGATATGAAGCGGAGATATGCTGGGCACTGCAATGTTGGAACTGACATCAAGCAGGCGAGTTTCCTTGGTCAGAGAGGTACTTTTCTCATGTCATCTTAGTTACATTTTTAGCTGCAGTTGAAATTTtgttgctttttctttttcttttttatgagATTTATGGCAGTTGCTTTGTAGTGTTGAATTTGTGCCTTTTCATAAGTATATGgcagtttttccttttttttaaaaatccagTTCCTTATTGCATCCTAGGTCGAGTTagctttttaaattcaatttcttgaattggGTCTGCTTGCAATTTTAGTAATGAAACTATTATATTGACATAATCTGATTGATTCGAATAGGTGAATTTGTTGCTAGCGGCAGTGATGATGGAAGGTGGTTTATTTGGGAGAAGCAGACTggtaaattgataaaaatgctTCTTGGAGATGGCGTTGGTAATATTTCTCCTGTGTGTCATGCCCTGCAGATGGACTTTACTATCACCCTATGGTTTCTTAGTCGCTAAAAATGTCGTCTTGTCCTCTGCAGTTGTAAACTGTGTTCAGAGCCATCCATTTGATTGCTTTGTGGCAACTAGTGGTATTGACAACACAATAAAGGTTAACATAAAGTATTATGGGAGTTCAGTTATATGCAATTTTCAAGATTGCTTTTCTAATTTTAGTTGCCCCATCATGTAGTTATGGACTCCAAGTGCTGCTGTCCCATCAATGGCTGCTGGTGGGTCAGCAGGGCCAGAAGCTGCGAATGTGTTAGAGGCAATGGAAAGTAATCAACAGAAATTATGTTGTAATCGTGAAGCTTTCTTGTAAGGATTATGGATGATATTTCTTTTTCTGCTTCTAAAGTGGAGCATGCATCAGATGAGATAATTGTGGATGTTCCATCTTTTTCACTATTCCTTCCCGGTTTCTCTCGTGTCTTGTTCTGGTTAATCATTTCGCAGTTATCATGCAAGTTTTCTTGTGCACAGGTGGAAATGCAATTTGTATAGTTTTATAAACTCTTATGAATTTTAACCCCCAAATATTTTTCATCCACAAATTTCTGAATCCCAAAATATACAATCCTCCCTTGTCCTTGTAGCACCATCAGCTGGGCGAATTTTCACTGCATGTCTactattgtttttataaattgagtTTCCTGTAGGTGAAATTTTAGTTCCATATACTGATATTACTCAGTGCTATATGGTTCAAAAATCATGTTTGAAAGTGGTCAAACTTTACTAAGTTTATGAGAATGTTTTAGACCTTGGGATTTTACTGACTTTGCATCAGAATTTAACCGAGTGTCACTGGGTAGTGTTGGCTCAATGAAAACTAATTTCAGAAAGCATGATTTAGAATCTTTGGGTTTTGTAGAGCTTTATCATCAGAACTTACCCGAGGATCGCTTGGTAGTATTAGGCAGGCATAATGAGCTAACTTCACAAGCTGAGTTTTCAGCTAAAAGATATTAGTCTACTTGGCTAGTTGAGGTTCTACATCTCTTATTTTGTATGGCATGTTTGTCAAAACTGTAAATTGATGTTTTAGAAATTTACCACCATCGACATTGTTTCTTGAAAGTTGAAAATGCCTTCACAACAACTTATTTACTTAAGCTACCTCACCATCGAAAAGCTGTTCCCAAAAGAAAAGGTCATAGGAAGGTGGAATTAGGTATTTTGACTTCCATTTAGGtattttgctttcaatttaGACATGTTTCTTCTTTTTGAACGTTGATTGTTGTTTGAAAAAGATCTGTTGATTCTTTTCGTAATTCTTATTGTCATGCATCTTGAATCAAAATACCTTTATTTGCAGGCCCTTTGAACTTTTGGAGCGATTTCGGATGCATGACTTTTCTGAAGGATCCTTGCAACCTTTTGAGTGTGCACAGACATAGCCAGCTTTTTAGCTCTTAACAAAGTATGCAGGTAGCTAGCCACTCTTTTACTGGAGACATCTTTTTCTCTCAAGTATATTTACCTCTTGATATTTGGCGAAATTACACTTAACATTTACTGAAAAAGACTGTTGCATGGTATTTTACCGACACAACCAGTTGGTCTATTTAAGGGTATTGGAAACCATATATTGGGTTTTctcatttaatttcatttggcAACTGAAGTTTTGACCTGGATACAACTTTCTTGAGTATTTAATGGTTTTTACTCACCTGCAAATGCGATTAGAATGTCACTAGTTGAGGCACAAGatttattgaaatggaaatggatatCTCATCAAGGTACTGAACTTTTGCTTAGTACATGTGAGCCACTTCCGGATTTCTCCTTTCTATTGCAGTTCTTGGCTATTACTGAAGTTAGTTAGTACTTGAATTTAGTTTTGCCTTTGTACTACTAGTAACTAATACGCTATGCTGAGTGAATCtgttgaaaattcaaaaagtgagaaaatgtCTTAAAAAGACTGAATTGATGAATTATATGGATTACATCaatcatcaattttttattttttgtcactTTTGGTTTTTTTCATGCAGAGAAGAGGAGTAGATTGAGCTTTTGGGGGGATTTATCATAAACAAAGTTTACAACaaggttgaataaaatagtaCAAGGAGCCTCCATCAATTAATTGTAAGCCAGCTCTCAATCAGTTTAAATAATGTTAgatgttctttttttcttttctagcaTATATTCCCCTCCATTTTGTCTTATCCCGAAGAACAAAACATTGGAGTTGTATGTAGAATCGTAGATTGTTGGAGATGGTGATGTAAATAGTGATCGAATGAGGATGGTTTGTGTCAGCCATATTGTTGTAAATGTTGGTTCAGTCCGGAAAGGATCTCTTCTTTACTGAATTATGATGATAGATATTCATTCAGTCACCATGACTTTTTCAACCAAAGAGAATCAATTTGTTGGAAATGATCAAACAGTGGAAGAGGTGGGGTATCCCTACATTTGTAAATATATGTATGGTCACACTTTCTTGAATTCGGGATGGTCGTGTCACCATATTCAATGGACAAGGTTGCTTGTGTTGTGTTTATCGTATAAtttaaagagagaaaaaaaaaa
This sequence is a window from Gossypium raimondii isolate GPD5lz chromosome 5, ASM2569854v1, whole genome shotgun sequence. Protein-coding genes within it:
- the LOC105769484 gene encoding protein ALTERED SEED GERMINATION 2; this encodes MEQWPFHDGNVHNLLVNRRIDFGHDVGHSLQMHSSLIRRLSMEQELEGHQGCVNAVAWNSNGSLLISGSDDALINIWSYSGRKLLHSIETGHSANIFCTKFIPETSDELVASGAGDAEVRLFNLSRLNGRGFNDGAITPSALYQCHTRRVKKLAFEVGNPNMVWSASEDGTLRQHDFREGTSCPPAGSSHQECRNVLLDLRYGAKRSLADPPRLTLALKSCDISSTRPHLLLVGGNDAFARLYDRRMLPPLTSCRKRMLPPTCVNYFCPMHLSDRGRSSLHLTHVTFSPNGEEVLLSYSGEHVYLMDVNHASGSSMQYTSGDASKLMTFTPVLNKLEHRPPLSGVFQNGLRSRGKTAAGIEKCRMLVEIAKRSLDNGTNIFHAIEACNEVLDGHGIDIGPTLRLECFCTRAALWLKRKWKNDAHMAIRDCHNARRIDSSSFRAHYCMAEALEQLGKHKEALDFAVAAQYLSPYDTMAAERVENIKKHLAAAEAEKSNKASDGSHKGEPRTGRVLSLSDILYRSEANSDALQDGPRSEREDSDFNEELELDFETLISGDEGRDVESNIFHGSLNLRIHRRGDSTRETGACGSPSSSSQNGVAYQPEAVIDMKRRYAGHCNVGTDIKQASFLGQRGEFVASGSDDGRWFIWEKQTGKLIKMLLGDGVVVNCVQSHPFDCFVATSGIDNTIKLWTPSAAVPSMAAGGSAGPEAANVLEAMESNQQKLCCNREAFLPFELLERFRMHDFSEGSLQPFECAQT